The Malaclemys terrapin pileata isolate rMalTer1 chromosome 5, rMalTer1.hap1, whole genome shotgun sequence genomic interval tactctgactcCTGCTAAGGTTTACAAGGGTCCTTTCAGCAAGGCAGCCTACCCGTACACGTGCCCGCCCACTGGTTTCTACAATAGAAGTCATCACACCCAACCCTATCCTACATCTCGACTCCTCTCCAGGACCCGAAGTAGTCGTTCTGGGGAGCGATGAATGAACACACGCCCGCACGCACCCTGGTCATTGCTCCCTGGGCACACGCCCAGGGAAGCAGGGGCGTGTTAAGAGACCACCCgggctccccagccctgtgcaggaagagtgaccagacagtaagtgtgaaaaatcaggacaggagcggtgtgtgtgtgtgggggggaataggcacctatataagaaaaagccccaaatatcaggactgtccctataaaaccaggacctctggtcaccctagtgcaggGGGACGCACGAGGCTGGGCTCTGGCCCCTAGTGCTCCCTGGCTCCAGGCAGGGGCCTGgggaaagacccccccccccgccccgggggcgcgcacaccccggccccgcgcgcaCCCCGAGCCCCGCGCgcaccccggccccgcgcgcaCCCCGAGCCCCGCGcgcaccccggccccgcacagaCCTGAGCGCCTGCAGCACGAGCCGGTACTGCCGGTAGCGCTCGctcaccaccagcagctcggccggCTCCACGGGCGGCGGCACCTTCAGCCGCCCGGCCTTGGACTTGGCGGGCGGGTCGTGGCGGGACTTGCGGCCCCGGGCCGGCACCAGCAGCGGCAGCGGCCGGCGGCTCAGCGGGGCCCAGCAGCGGCTCAGCGCGAGCAGCATGGCGGCGCCACCGACCTCCGGCTGGGCGCCGCCATGGACCTGACCCCTCGCCCGGAAGCGGATGCCGGAGGCTGACACCGCCGGCCGggcctggggggggcaggagcatgctgggaaatgtagttctttccggGTCAGCAACTGGTGGGCGGGGCCAGTCAGCCCCGCCCAGggggccaggccccgccccctggtctCTGTCTCCTCAGCCTCTGTTCCCGTCTACTTCTCCTCGGCTCTGGGCAGGGCTCCTGCCgccccctggggctgccccaccccctctggcccagcccagccccccacataGGGCCAGGCTCCTGCCGCCCCCCggggctgccccaccccctctggcccggcccagccccccacatAGGGCCAGGCTCCTGCCGCCCCCTGGGGTGCCCCAccgcccctggcccggcccagccccccacatAGGGCCAGGCTCCTGCCgccccctggggctgccccactGCTCGGAGAGAAGCTGCACAAAATGGCGGTGGGAAAAGCGAGGCCGGCAAGAGCGGCAAAGGATGGGACCGGTGCCCAACACAGGGCGGGATGCTGCAGTGCATCGCCTCAGCCACACCTGCTGCCACAAGCGCACCAGGCCTGGCCTCTGCCCTACCCTGGCTCCCCCCGGAATAGCCAGCCCTAGCTCCCTGAACACACCTCCCCATGCCCGCTGGTCTCCTACTGTGACTGCAGGTAGCTCTGCCTTGCAGCTTGCCTGTCGCTGCCGTCCTAGTGCCAGGGAGCCTGCTCTAGCCAGGGTCACTGGACCCACGATCCTGTAGGGAAGGGGGGCGCTGAGCACCCTGGCCTCCTGCCGATgctgctgggcctgatcctggcaGAGGAGCTGATGCTGGTGGGCCTAATCCTGCATCACCCCAACCATACTGGCTCTGCGCCCAGGCCAGGTGCCCCCCCTGCCCTAGTtacggccctgaggatgtcacagggGCCGCAGCTGTGCTGTTTGGGCCACCGGTGGCCTGTGGGGCGAGACCCACTGACCTAGACGATCAAGTCTGATCCTATTTCCACCCATTTTATACTGGCGTAACTCCATTGCCTTCTgtagagttacttctgatttatatcaATAAAAGGAAAATTAGGCCAGTTGTTTTCAGCGGACTTGAACACGGTATAAATCAGGGCAGAATACAGGCCCCAGTTTACACTCAGCTAATAgagagccaaattctgatctcagttacactggctTGAATCCAGAGTACACCCCCACCATTTGCCCCTCCCCTCAAAGTCACTGGAGTTACCCTGGTTTTATAGTGATGCAGTtgagagcagaatatggctcTAAGTTTGTAAGTTGTTTTGGGGAATCTGTGTGGATGCAAGGCGCTATATAAACTGGCTTGGAAATATGAGGGTGTTATTTCTCAGAAATGTTGAAATCTAGTTCCAAGAATTTTTGCCTCATTTTAACTGACACATTTTTCACATGAGCAGCAAATTAAAACAATCCTTCATTACCAACTGTTTTTTATTCTTAAAGCAATCAGTATAGAGATTGAGATGCCCAGCTGATTTAGAATAAATCATATTTGATCACTGTAATTCATATTCATTTCAGGGTAACTGACTGCCACATAGAACGGATAGCAGAACAGAGAAGTTGTCAGTGAGTGAAACTCTCGGTATGTATTTAAACTCTGTGTACACGTTGATTGACAGTGGATTTATTCACATTTGGGTTTTGGGTGGAAGAATTCATACCTACCTGCTCCTTACATCTATTATGACTTTGGTTCTGTCCACTGCACCTTTAATGACATTACTTCACTGCTGCAGAAACAGCTACCAATTCATGGCAGATGTAGCCTGCTACAGACAAAAGATACCCTCTTTGGGCTGTCTTAGGTATGTATATGAaccccattaccacagtatcttcACAATCCctaatgtatttagcctcacaacacccaaatagggaagtgctattatttgtacagagaggaaactgagtcacagagagactaagtgacttgtccaaggtcacacaggaagtgctttaacctgggtctcccaagtcccagcctagcactctaaccactagatcacatTTCCTTTTGTTATCTTCCCAAGAACCTTACCATTGAtctttcttattttcttaatatGAATGTGAGATTGTTGCCTTTTGTGAAAAAAACTACCACCACCAAACCTTTCCAAGGTTACATGTACCCCTGATATTTGTATCTCTGTGAATAAAGGGCCGTACATAGGACGTGAATCAAGTTTGGCAGAATATTCCAGCACTCAGCTAGAAGGCTGAACTACCCAGAAAGCAGTGCAAGGAGGGCCAGGAATTACCAATAAAAGGCCTTATGACCCAACTCTTGTTCAAAAATCAGTGCGTGCTTAAAACTGGTTTATGGGGCTGGAGATtcgtttatttttatttttttaagacatgGGTAAGGATATAAATGTGGATGGAATTGtgtatgtaacaaaataaagtattttattcAACATGGTGGAGTTACACAAGTGCGTAAAGAACTCCAAACAGGGCCTCGTTCTGGTTGGGTGATGGGTCGGGGGCATTTCTCAAGCATTACAGCACTATCCACGTTCCCAGCATTCGAGTGCAGTCAGCCAAGATGTTCATAAGAATTCTTTAACGGTCAGATACATGGAATCTATAGACACACCATCATGTTGCAAAGGAAGTGACTGAAAAGCCAGTGGGGCTGGCAAGCATTTCGGAAAGTCTGTGGAAAGGCTCACTTCTTCTTCTGTTGTTGTCTCGCCAGCAGGTCAGCCTGTTTGgcaacaaataatttttttttaaaaatcccacactttattaggcctgattctccatttaaTCGCATTTGATTGATCTCAGACCATTTGttcagcatctagcacagtggagtTGTGATCCACAGTTGGGGCCTGTACGTgccactgcagtacaaataataaataattttcccagtcttttaaatgcTGAATGTTTCTCTCTCTAAGTGGGCACTCCACCCATTATGTCTGGCTTATCTTCCCCGACTTTCATtattccttcaaatccctcctttcaAGGCTTGCGTCTTCCAATTAACTTTCTACCACTCACCTACCCCTCTTGCCTGACTGTGCTCCCTaaaaattcattattattatatgtCTATTAAGGAAACAACAGAGGCCACATGCAGATACCCCCGTGACAGGAGCAATGTAAGAACTTCAATAACCTGGACGTTTTATCTCTTGAGCTCTTCCTATCCGGACACGTGTCCTGGCCATGATTCTGAACTTTTCATAGGAGATGCCCAGCATCTTGCTAGATCTTTACGTTCTTTTGGGCAGACAGCTGTGTTTGTTGTTTGTCTTTAAAAGCCTTGGCATTAGAGATAGAAAATACTTCTAATCATTGACAATACCGGATCGTTCACTACTGCCCCCACTTTTGCCTCCTCTGCTAAATGCTGAGGCACTCTGGTAGCTACTGGAGAAGGTTGCAGGTTCTTACCAGCAGAGTGTTCACAATGGTTTTCCTTGGACTTCTCAGATAAGCACACTCTTCCCCATCACAGAGTTTGATTTCTTCTGAAGCCTGAactcacaaacaaaacaaatacatttccGGGATTGGGTGGTTACATGGTCTTTCATCCCTAAAttaaatccagccctgctctgtcatGAAGACACATATTCACAGTTAGGGGGGAAGAAacaagggatataaaccctcatgctgtGGAGTATAAGCCTGCATGAGCAGACGACAAACTTTCGCTATGGACTGGTTATTACATAATTGTCCACTGAAGAGTGTCTTGTACTTTCCTCTTAAGCTGCTGGTACTGGCCATTATGAGAGTCAGGATGTTGGACTAGAATGAGTGACCAGTCTGATCCGATACAGCAATTCCTATAACCCTAGAAGTGAAAGCGTTACCACCGATGGCTGTTTGGAGTCCTGGTGTGAAATGAGTTAGTAGCCTCTGTGCAGGACCTACAGGGTATTTTTCTGTTAACAGAGCTATGCGTTAGCTCATTTCTCTCTGTTACCTCTTCATGCCTTTCCAATGTGCATGAAATTTGCTGCGCTCTAATGTCTGGATATTGGATGGTGACAAAATTCAGTCAATGCATATTGGGGGGGGGCACGAAGTCCCCCAAACGGCTGAATTCAagatggaacccttctccacatGGATCAGCCTTGAAGGGCAGTTGACATGCTGCAGGAAAGGAGGAAATGGTGCATGCCTTAAAGCTAGCATGTGAAAGCACTAAAGGCTGTCCAGCTTTGGCCCTCTCCCAGTTGTGTCTGTTATGATACCGCAGCTGTGCGGATCAGAACCACCCTGAGCTGTGGGACAGTTCAGATCCTGATCTGTGTCTGAAGACCGTGTGCTCTGGGtggtgagcacagggctgggaagtGGCGATGAAAGGTTTCTCTCTATGTATGTCAGCATTTtcattaaggacctgatcctgagaggtgcggAGCACCCACAGTTCCCACTGGATCCcatgtggatgctcagcacctcccaggatcagTCCTTAAATTAGGGCTGCAGAACAAGATGTATTTAGAACGTACTGTGGGCTTTCAAGTAATATGGAAGATCCCCCTAGGGAAAGGCTGGAACTCACCTCTGGAGTCTGGGACAAATCTAGTTCTCTTTTCCCTCCAGGATACCAGCCGTGGGACCAGTGCTGAGCTCTCGACAGGTGGGTGCTGACTACTAGCATGACAAAGAGCAAGAGCAGGAGAGGTCGTTGACATGCCATGGCGCTGTCTGGCTGAATGGGGAGATcctgcaaggagaagggaggagcaAGTTGGACATGGCCTGGGAGCAGTCAGCGGAGGAAAAAGTCCCACAGCGTGCTTGTTTCTAGAGCCATATGGCAGGCAGCACCTCATTTCCTAGCACGCAGTGCAGGGTGCGCACAGGCAGCATGGCCTGGTGGGAAGAGATTGGAACAGGgagcctgggttctcttcccaactCTTCCACTGGACAGGTTGCTGTATGTCTGTGTTCCCCAGCTGTATAATTTGGATAACACTCACCTGCCTGGCAGGGTGGTTGTGAAGTCCAACTGTTTAACATCAGTAACAGGCTATGTGGCCCTCAGATGAAAGACACTTGGCTTCTAAAGGGACTAAGGATAGCATTAGTTCAAGACCTAAAGGCAGATCTGGCCAAAAGAGCGAATGTGATCTGGGATACATAAACGGGACTCtagagtaggagtagagagattattttacctctgtatttggcactggtgcgactactgcgggaatcctgtgtccagttctggtgcccacccattcaggaaggatgttgatacattggagagggttcagagaagagccatgagaatgattaaagggttaaaaaacctgccttatagcgatagactcaaggagttcaatttatttagcttaataaagagaaggttaaggggtgacttgattacagtctataacagggatggccaaacttactgatcctCCGAGCCACATACggcaatcttcagaagtttgagagctggggGTGCCTGCCGAGGCTCGGGCCTCAGCCTTGTGCGGAGGGGGGTCTCGGggatcagggctgaagccccgagccccggcagatGCACCCTGCAGGGTGGAAGCCCTGAGATGCTCCCCTTCCCACTAGACAAAAGCCAGAGGCGACGTGTGGCTGAGAGATGTAGGGTcttgtgcccctccccagagTTTGCTGGGCCCGCTCGGGAGCCGggaagctgggagctgcggggagacTGGAGAGGCAGCGGCAAACCGCCGGGAGCAGCGGttttccctgcagctcccagctgtttgccgctgcctctccaggcagagctaacacctgagagctgcagggaggggccgctaAGGATAAGGGGTGTGTGCGCCTTGGGggcatgactcaagctgttggggggCCCAAACCTTTATATTGTGCCCCCCATACCAGGCACCAGTCGTCTCTgacagaagcccctagccccaccaccctgccgcagggcagaagccctgagctctccccccagtgtggtaggcagagaatgggaaGCTTTCTAAAAGAGCCGcaatttggccacccctggtctataagtacctacaggggaacaaatatttgacactGGGCTCTTAAGACTAGCcgggaaaggtataacatgattcaatggctggaagttggagctagacaaattcagattggaaataagatgtacatttttcacAGCGAGGGTAATTAACATTTGGaacattctccatcactgacaaatgttaagtcaagattggatgtttttctagaagctctgctctaggaattattttggggacgttccctggcctgtgttctacaagaggtcagatgagatgatcgcaatggtccattctggccttagacTCTCTTAATCTGATGGCACTCCCAGCCTGTGCTGCCTTCTCCTGGATGTCACCTCATTGGGTCTCCCTAGGTCCTGCCTTCAACTAAGCAGTCCTGGAAGGGACTGATAACTGCACTaaacttacaccagtgcaaagcaaAATGGGGCTAATCTGGATTGATCCCAGCACCTCTGACACCCCAGTGGcattactctgggtttacacttgtgtaacagagcaggattgggcccatagtgTTGGGGCGTTTGCActggctggggaaagggaggagttgCTGATCCAAGAGGTCTTTCCCCAGGGTTCTGTGGTGCAGGTTTGAGAGAGCAGGGCAAAGCAAAAAGCTCTGAACGTGCTCCATTGAACCTGTACGGCCAAGCCCTGCGGTCAGCTTTGCTCCCTGTGTTAGAACAGTTTGCAACTGACTCTGGTGCCATCCTATTGTCGGCAGCATTTGTTAGTTGGAGCTAACCTAAGAGCCAATCCATCATCCCCGCTCACATACTGGTCAATGGTACAGCAGAACCTcggagttacaaacaccagagttatgaactgaccagtcaatcacacacctcatttggaatcagaTGTACACAATCAAGCAGCTGCAGAGacggaaaaaaaagcaaatactgtacagtactgtgttaaacgcaaactattgaaaaaataaaatgaaagcagcgtttttcttctgcacagtaaagttgcaaagctgtattaagtcaatgttcggttgtaaacgtttgaaagaacaaccatgttttgttcagagttacaaacatttcagagtaacaaacgacctccattcccgaggtgttcataactgaggttctactgtattctcAAGCCACTGAGCACAATGTGAGCAGTGTTTGTGATTCCATCGATATCCTAAATCTGGGAAAGAAGCGTGTAATTTTACCCTCTTCATTTTACAACCTAAAGAAACTGCAGACACAACTATATACCAAGGCTTTGTGCTTCTCTAGCACAGAGGGCCTTGAAGTGCTTTCTAAATATCAATCCAATCCCCTAACACCTTGAGAAGATTATTATGCTCCTTTTAAACATGGAAATATTGaaatgttaagtgactttcccaaaaccacacagcaagtcagtggcagagttgggactagaacccaaAAATCTTGATTCCCCCTGTGCACCCCGGGCAACACTTTGTTCCAGTTTGTGGCACTTCCCCGTTCCACCAGACACAGCATCACAAACTCTTCTGAACAGGTCTCTGTGATCAGGGTTTAGTGTGATCTCAGTCAGGATTTAAAGCATTCTCAGCCAAGTGCCAGGTCTGTCATTAAGTCAGGATGGAATTTCATTCATTCATGGTATAAAACAATGCCTATAATCAGTGACTAAATTTTCTTCACTCCATctcaaaattctctttttttttttttcctggaggctCCAGGGAGTTGAGTCTGTGACATCCCAACCCATTTTAAGC includes:
- the LOC128838623 gene encoding progonadoliberin-2, whose product is MACQRPLLLLLFVMLVVSTHLSRAQHWSHGWYPGGKRELDLSQTPEASEEIKLCDGEECAYLRSPRKTIVNTLLADLLARQQQKKK